A genomic region of Palaemon carinicauda isolate YSFRI2023 chromosome 11, ASM3689809v2, whole genome shotgun sequence contains the following coding sequences:
- the LOC137649279 gene encoding uncharacterized protein, producing the protein MELDSDTTDRIKAWAKKVSQTSGISVPRSLKVIPWESATLVQLHLFSDASVMALGIVAYLRVSDPWGNASCRFIMGKARVAPLKPVSVPRLELSAAVLAIRLGSTILTMIDFRVDGVCYWTDSTTVLRYIRDDQARYQTFVANRVSMIREGSDKKEWRYVNSEWNPADDATRSK; encoded by the coding sequence ATGGAATTGGACTCTGACACTACGGACCGCATCAAGGCATGGGCAAAGAAGGTGAGCCAGACCAGCGGGATAAGTGTGCCaagaagcctgaaggttattccatgggaatcagccaccctagtacagttgcatttgttctcagatgcaagcgtCATGGCTTTAGGAATAGTGGCATACTTGCGGGTATCGGATCCGTGGGGAAATGCatcttgcagattcatcatgggaaaggcaagggtagcaccaCTGAAGCCTGTTTCAGTGCCCCGCCTAGAGCTTAGTGCAGCGGTACTGGCCATAAGACTTGGAAGCActattctgaccatgatagatttcagggtagatggggtcTGTTATTGGACCGACTCAACAACTGTCTTGCGATATATTAGGGATGATCAggccagataccagacatttgtggcaaaccgtgtttctatgataagggagggcagtgataagaaagagtggaggtatgttaactctgagtggaacccagcagacgatgcaacacgttccaagTAG